DNA sequence from the Halocalculus aciditolerans genome:
TCCTCGTCGCCGGAAACACCGAGACGGCGACCATCGACGGCATCAGCGCCGCCGGCGCGACCCCCGAACTGATGGCGCAGACGCCCGCCGCCGACGCCGAACTCCTCGCCTACGGCCGCCCCGTCTTCGCCCCGCACGTCCCGGTCAGCCCCGACGGCTGCCCGACGCCCGGCCTCGTGACGCGCGCCGTCCGCGAACTCGTCGGATTCGACGCCGTCACGCTCGACGCCGGCCTCGCCGCCCGGACCGCCGCGCCCGCCGTCCGCCTCGGCGACCGACCCGGCGGCGACATTCGAACCCCCGAGCCCGTGCCGAACGCTCCCCAAATATTCGACGCCGCCGCCGAGTACGCCTGCGGCCACCCGGACACCCGCCTCGTCGTCGGCGAAACCATCCCCGGCGGCACGACGACCGCGCTCGGCGTCCTCCGCGCGCTCGGCGAGGAGTACGGCGTTTCTTCTTCGCTTCCCACCAACCCGCTCGCGCTCAAACGCGAGGTCGTCGCCGCAGGCCTCGACGCCAGCGACCTCGCCCCCGGAGACCTCGCCGGCGACCCCATCGAGGCCGTCCGCCGCATGGGCGACCCCACGCTCGCCGCCACCGCCGGCCTCGTCGACGGCGCGCTCGACGCCGGGAAGAACGTCACCGTCGCCGGCGGCACCCAGATGCTCGCCGCCGCCACCCTCGTCCGCCACCGCGGCGTCCGCGAGGAGTTCACGCTCGCCACGACCTCGTTCGTCGCCGACGACGACACCGTCGACCTCGACGCCGCCGCCGCCGACCTCGGCCTCGACCTCCGCGTCTCCGACCCCGGCTTCGAGCGGACCGACCACGTCGCCACGGAACACTACCTCGCCGGCGTCGCCAAGGAAGGCGTCGGCATGGGCGGCGCGCTCCACCTCGCCCGAGAGGCCAATATCCCGATGGCCGACGTCCGCGCCCGCCTCGTCGAACGCTACGACGACCTCGTGGGCGAGGAGCGAGGTGGTCTCGATGGAGCCTGACGCCGTCCGCCGCGTCGGCCGCGAACCCCACGGGAGCAGCGACGACCCCGACCTCGTGGACTTCAGCGCGAACACCAACCCGCGGGTTCCCGACGGCGTCCGCGAGGTCTACGCGGCCGCGCTCGACGCCGCCCGCACGTATCCGGAGGAGCCGCCGCGCGCGTACCGCGACGCCGCCGCCGACTACGTCGGGTGTGCACGGGAGAATGTCGTCTCGACGCCCGGCGGCCTCGCCGCCATCCGCCTCGCTATCGAGGTGTCCGTCACTGCGGGCGACGACGCGCTCGTGCCCGCGCCGAGCTTCGCCGAGTACGCCCGCGAAGTCCGCCTCCAAGGCGCGACGCCCGATTTCGTCCCGCACGACGAGATTCTGGGCACTGACCCGAGCGAGTACGCGCTCGCCGTCGTCTGCAACCCGAACAACCCGACCGGAGAGTGTTACGACCCCGACGCCCTCCGCGCGTTCGCCGACCGCTGTGCGCGCGCGGGAACGCCGCTCCTCGTCGACGAGGCCTTCCTCGGCTTCACTGGTTCGCCCTCGCTCGCCGGCCGGGACGGCGTCGTCGTCGCGCGCTCGCTCACCAAGCTCCTCGGGCTGCCGGGAATCCGCGCGGGGTTCGCCGTCGCCACCGGCGACGAGTACGAAAGACTCGCCGCCGCGCGCCGCACGTGGAACCTCGGCGCGCCGGCGCTCGCCGTCGGCGAACACTGCATGCGGGACGAGGGATTCGTCGCCGACACCCGCCGGCGCGTCCGCCGGGAGCGCGAGCGCCTCCGCCGCGCGCTCGACGAGCATTACGACGTATTCCCCTCGGACTCCCCGTTCCTCCTGCTCGACGTAGGAAGCCGAGACGTCGGCGAGGTCGTCGGGACGGCGCGCGAGCGTGGCGTCGCCGTACGAGACGCGACGACCTTCCGCGGCCTCGACTCCCACGTTCGCGTCGCCGTGCGCACGCGAGAGGAGAACGACCGACTCCTGGAGGCGCTCGATGTTTGACGGCGCGATCCGTGAGAGCGTCCTCCGCGTCGGCGCTCCGGGCGCGCGCTGGCTCTCCACCGGCTGGGACGGCGGCTACGCCGACGCCGACGCCGCCTACAATATCTCTGTCCCCGAGGGGTGGACGCGAACGGACCTGACGGCGTACGCCGCCGAGCGCCGCGCGGAAGCCGGGTTCGACACCACGGGGCCGACGCTCCTCACCGGCGTCGACGCGACGCACGCCCGCGGCGCGCGCGACGAGAGCGTCACTGCCTACGCCACCGCCGGCGTCTCCAACCCCGCCGCCCTCCCGATGGCGGCGGACGAGACCGAGCGAGCAGCCGGTCGAGAGCCGGAGACGGACGAACCGCGCGCGGGAACCGTGAACGTCGTCGTGGGGACGACGCGCGCGCTCGACGACGCCGGCCTCGCGACGCTCCTCTCGGTCGCCGTCGAGGCGAAGACCGCCACGCTGCTCGCCGAGACCGGTTTCCCCGGAACGACGACCGACGCGGTCATCGCCGGCACGGACCCGACCGGGGAGGCGGCGACGTTCGCGGGGAGCAGTACCGCGGTGGGGGCGGCGGCCCGCGCGTGCGTCCGCGACGCCGTCCGCGCCAGTCTCCGGTCGCGCTACGCCGACCGCGAGATTCCGAACTCCGTCGGCGACGCCGAGTACGGCGTCGTCACCGCGCGAACCACGGAGGTCTTCAGCGTATGAGGGGGGTCGTGCTCGGCGGGACGGCGTCCGGCGTCGGGAAGACCGTCGCGACGCTCGCCGTCTGCCGCGCCCTCGAACGCGCCGGCCGCACCGTCCAGCCCGCCAAAGCCGGCCCGGACTTCATCGACCCCAGCCACCACGACGCCATCACCGGTCGCTCCTCTCGAACCCTCGACCCCTGGCTCGAAGGCCACGAGGGCATGCGGCGGAACTACTTCCGCGGAAGCGGCGATCTGTGTATCGTCGAGGGAATGATGGGCCTCTACGACGGGTCGGTGGCGAGCACGGCCGACGTGGCGGCGGCGCTCGACCTGCCCGTCGTGCTCGTCGTGGACGCGAGCGCGGGGATGCAGAGCGTCGCCGCGACCGCGCTCGGCTTCCGCGAGTACGCCGCGCACGCGGGTGTCGAGGTCGACGTCGCGGGCGTGCTCGCCCAGCGCGCGCACGGCGGCCGCCACGCGGACGGCATCCGCGACGCGCTCCCCGACGGCCTCACCTACTTCGGGCGGGTTCCGCCGCGGGACGACCTCACGATCCCCGACCGCCACCTCGGCCTCGAACGCGGGAGCGAATCCCCGCTCGAGGCGGACGTCCTCGACGCCGCCGCCGAGTCGATCCGCGTCCGGCGTCTCCTCGACGTCGCGCGCGAGCCGCCCCGCCCGGACCCCGAACCCGTCGGCGAACGCCGGGAGCGCACGGTCGCCGTGGCGCGCGACGACGCGTTCTGCTTCACGTACCCCGCCGTGCTCGAACGGCTCCGCGAGCGCGCGCGCGTCGAGCCGTTCTCGCCGGTCGCCGGCGACGACCTCCCGGCCTGCGACGGCGTCTACCTCCCCGGCGGCTACCCCGAACTCCACGCTCCCGCGCTCGCGGAGTCGCCCGCGCTCGACACGCTCACCGACCGCGCCAGCGAGGGACTTCCCATCCTCGGGGAGTGCGGCGGCCTGATGGCGCTCTGCGAGTCGCTCACCACCGCGGGTGGCGACACCTACGAGATGGCGGGCGTCCTCCCCGCGAGCGTGGAGATG
Encoded proteins:
- a CDS encoding threonine-phosphate decarboxylase, with translation MEPDAVRRVGREPHGSSDDPDLVDFSANTNPRVPDGVREVYAAALDAARTYPEEPPRAYRDAAADYVGCARENVVSTPGGLAAIRLAIEVSVTAGDDALVPAPSFAEYAREVRLQGATPDFVPHDEILGTDPSEYALAVVCNPNNPTGECYDPDALRAFADRCARAGTPLLVDEAFLGFTGSPSLAGRDGVVVARSLTKLLGLPGIRAGFAVATGDEYERLAAARRTWNLGAPALAVGEHCMRDEGFVADTRRRVRRERERLRRALDEHYDVFPSDSPFLLLDVGSRDVGEVVGTARERGVAVRDATTFRGLDSHVRVAVRTREENDRLLEALDV
- a CDS encoding nicotinate-nucleotide--dimethylbenzimidazole phosphoribosyltransferase, translated to MTVLLVAGNTETATIDGISAAGATPELMAQTPAADAELLAYGRPVFAPHVPVSPDGCPTPGLVTRAVRELVGFDAVTLDAGLAARTAAPAVRLGDRPGGDIRTPEPVPNAPQIFDAAAEYACGHPDTRLVVGETIPGGTTTALGVLRALGEEYGVSSSLPTNPLALKREVVAAGLDASDLAPGDLAGDPIEAVRRMGDPTLAATAGLVDGALDAGKNVTVAGGTQMLAAATLVRHRGVREEFTLATTSFVADDDTVDLDAAAADLGLDLRVSDPGFERTDHVATEHYLAGVAKEGVGMGGALHLAREANIPMADVRARLVERYDDLVGEERGGLDGA
- a CDS encoding adenosylcobinamide amidohydrolase yields the protein MFDGAIRESVLRVGAPGARWLSTGWDGGYADADAAYNISVPEGWTRTDLTAYAAERRAEAGFDTTGPTLLTGVDATHARGARDESVTAYATAGVSNPAALPMAADETERAAGREPETDEPRAGTVNVVVGTTRALDDAGLATLLSVAVEAKTATLLAETGFPGTTTDAVIAGTDPTGEAATFAGSSTAVGAAARACVRDAVRASLRSRYADREIPNSVGDAEYGVVTARTTEVFSV
- a CDS encoding cobyrinic acid a,c-diamide synthase translates to MRGVVLGGTASGVGKTVATLAVCRALERAGRTVQPAKAGPDFIDPSHHDAITGRSSRTLDPWLEGHEGMRRNYFRGSGDLCIVEGMMGLYDGSVASTADVAAALDLPVVLVVDASAGMQSVAATALGFREYAAHAGVEVDVAGVLAQRAHGGRHADGIRDALPDGLTYFGRVPPRDDLTIPDRHLGLERGSESPLEADVLDAAAESIRVRRLLDVAREPPRPDPEPVGERRERTVAVARDDAFCFTYPAVLERLRERARVEPFSPVAGDDLPACDGVYLPGGYPELHAPALAESPALDTLTDRASEGLPILGECGGLMALCESLTTAGGDTYEMAGVLPASVEMRDTYRALDHVELRATTDGTTATAGDSQRGHEFHYSSLTPAGDARYAFDVERGTGIDGDHDGLTEYETLGTYCHRHAASGAFDRFVDHL